Proteins co-encoded in one Natronorubrum daqingense genomic window:
- a CDS encoding creatininase family protein, which yields MYIPHRTWPELGEYVGRESLAVVPVGSTEQHGPHLPEGTDAMIADALARAASERADMLCTPPIQIGVSPHHRQFHGTMWVDAPVFRDYVENLSRNLTYHGIDRIVYVNAHGGNVAHLREVGRRLHEDETAYAVEWMWDESIPQLITEVFDTPGPHGGPKETAMIMHIAEELVRTDRLEDARDGGSVFDYDAERVHGATTFYDCIENSENGVFGDQTDATPEIGEQLFEAATDQLVALLEWLDDQPIEDLMPKSHLESRAGNRLEGDAER from the coding sequence ATGTACATTCCACACCGAACGTGGCCCGAACTCGGCGAGTACGTCGGACGGGAGTCACTCGCCGTCGTGCCCGTTGGCTCGACAGAACAACACGGTCCACACCTGCCGGAGGGAACCGACGCCATGATCGCCGACGCCCTCGCTCGAGCAGCCAGCGAGCGGGCGGATATGCTCTGTACCCCGCCGATTCAGATCGGCGTCAGTCCCCACCACCGGCAGTTCCACGGGACGATGTGGGTCGACGCGCCCGTCTTTCGCGATTACGTCGAGAACCTCTCTCGCAACCTCACCTACCACGGCATCGACCGAATCGTCTACGTCAACGCCCACGGCGGCAACGTCGCCCACCTCCGCGAAGTGGGTCGACGACTCCACGAGGACGAAACCGCCTACGCCGTCGAGTGGATGTGGGACGAATCGATTCCCCAGCTAATTACGGAAGTCTTCGACACCCCCGGCCCTCACGGCGGCCCCAAGGAGACTGCCATGATCATGCACATCGCCGAGGAACTCGTCCGAACCGACCGCCTCGAGGACGCCCGCGACGGCGGTTCCGTCTTCGATTACGACGCCGAACGCGTCCACGGCGCGACCACCTTCTACGACTGCATCGAGAACAGCGAAAACGGCGTCTTCGGCGACCAAACCGACGCGACACCCGAAATCGGCGAGCAGCTCTTCGAAGCCGCGACGGACCAACTCGTGGCCCTCCTCGAGTGGCTCGACGACCAACCCATCGAGGACCTCATGCCGAAGTCCCACCTCGAGTCACGAGCAGGGAATCGACTCGAGGGTGACGCAGAGCGATAA
- a CDS encoding cation:proton antiporter, whose amino-acid sequence MSLGGIALATDFALLIVAAAVLSYIARLTKQPTIVAYVLTGVVVGPIGLGIVAEDQLIEIIAELGLGFLLFVLGIEMRFDDIREIMRPVGAIALGQAVLQAIASTGVALLLGFTLFQSLMIALATTFGATPIIVKVLGDKEDLKELYGKVDVGILIFQDIYLVLALAILSVGAVDDLGEIAFSIGRVLVLMGLIGVLAYLGSKYLLPTLLRASAANKSTLFTVGIGWAFLFIFAAESLELSVEVGAFLAGLALAQLPYSTELKERMRPATNFFIAIFFASIALQMEVDQLLAYWQEAIIAAVALIVINFFIVFGLFYSQRFDIETSFLGTISMLQVSEFSLVLGTLAVNEGFIEEGILGFLSLMALITMPVSTYYVIYNRQIFALVRPYLERLEREDTIEAQPVEYADHAVCVGYSRLSAELAEVLEDDVDDVVFVEDRAEYVEELSEREHGFIFGNARHGDIRQEANVGGATVLISVAQRTDVNLRLVEDAPDALSIVTATTDAEAERLREAGADYVVLERELVGEEFETVLELLDDPEEFERRLEALNDRVSEHERPVDTVATDDGGADADPTDSGGENDV is encoded by the coding sequence ATGTCGCTCGGAGGCATTGCACTGGCTACGGATTTCGCGTTGCTCATCGTTGCTGCGGCCGTCCTCAGCTACATCGCCAGGCTGACGAAACAGCCGACGATCGTCGCTTACGTGCTGACGGGGGTCGTCGTCGGCCCGATCGGCCTCGGCATCGTCGCCGAGGATCAACTGATCGAGATCATCGCGGAACTCGGACTTGGCTTCTTGTTGTTCGTTCTGGGGATCGAGATGCGCTTCGACGACATCAGGGAGATCATGCGCCCCGTCGGTGCGATTGCGCTCGGCCAGGCGGTTTTGCAGGCCATCGCGTCGACGGGTGTCGCTCTCCTCCTCGGCTTCACGCTCTTTCAGTCGCTGATGATCGCGCTCGCGACGACCTTCGGTGCGACGCCGATCATCGTCAAGGTGCTCGGAGACAAAGAAGACCTGAAAGAACTCTACGGCAAAGTCGACGTCGGCATTCTGATCTTCCAGGACATCTACCTCGTGTTGGCCCTCGCGATTCTCTCCGTCGGAGCCGTCGATGACCTCGGGGAGATCGCGTTCAGTATCGGGCGCGTGCTCGTGTTGATGGGACTCATCGGCGTCCTCGCCTACCTCGGGAGCAAGTACCTCCTGCCGACGCTGTTGCGCGCCAGCGCCGCGAACAAGAGTACGCTCTTCACCGTCGGCATCGGCTGGGCGTTTCTGTTCATCTTCGCCGCCGAATCGCTCGAACTCTCCGTCGAGGTCGGTGCCTTCCTCGCCGGCCTCGCACTCGCACAACTCCCCTACAGCACGGAGCTCAAGGAGCGAATGCGCCCGGCGACGAACTTCTTCATCGCGATTTTCTTCGCGAGCATCGCCCTCCAGATGGAAGTCGATCAACTGCTCGCTTACTGGCAGGAAGCGATTATCGCAGCGGTCGCACTCATCGTCATCAACTTCTTCATCGTCTTCGGGCTCTTCTACAGCCAACGCTTCGATATCGAGACCTCGTTCCTCGGGACGATTTCGATGCTTCAGGTCAGCGAGTTTTCGCTCGTCCTCGGCACGTTAGCCGTCAACGAAGGCTTCATCGAAGAAGGGATCCTCGGCTTCCTCAGCCTGATGGCACTGATCACGATGCCGGTTTCGACCTACTACGTGATCTATAACAGGCAGATATTCGCACTCGTCAGGCCGTACCTTGAACGACTCGAGCGCGAGGACACCATCGAGGCACAACCGGTCGAGTACGCTGACCACGCGGTGTGCGTCGGCTACAGCCGCCTCTCGGCCGAACTCGCCGAGGTGCTCGAGGACGACGTAGATGACGTCGTCTTCGTCGAGGACCGAGCCGAGTACGTCGAGGAACTCTCCGAACGCGAGCACGGCTTCATCTTCGGCAACGCTCGACACGGCGACATTCGTCAGGAAGCGAACGTCGGCGGCGCGACCGTCCTGATCAGCGTCGCCCAGCGAACGGACGTTAACCTGCGGCTCGTCGAGGACGCACCCGACGCGCTCTCCATCGTGACGGCGACGACCGACGCCGAAGCCGAACGCCTCCGCGAGGCCGGCGCGGACTACGTCGTGTTAGAACGCGAACTCGTCGGCGAGGAGTTCGAAACCGTCCTCGAGTTACTCGACGACCCCGAAGAATTCGAACGGCGACTCGAGGCGCTGAACGACCGTGTGAGCGAACACGAGCGACCGGTCGATACCGTCGCGACCGACGACGGCGGAGCGGATGCCGACCCGACCGACAGCGGTGGTGAGAACGATGTATGA
- a CDS encoding helix-turn-helix transcriptional regulator: MESALEEIEFLALSPNRVAVLDSLATGERTRNELAAETGASQATLGRILNDFRDRAWIEREGSTYVATATGRLVSSGFTDLREIIETEQRLRGVVEYLPTDALTFDLRRLADATITTPTQMRPNAPLSRLLELLEDADEVWTVSHAFNEQTLTVVQERTARGEQAFKGVFSQRAIDALATDDELQTRLEDLLEEDDAAVRVREDGVPLAVMLLDDVVYLLVRDEHGVLRASIDTDDEVVRSWARETVDDYWERADSLEGANDEFLE; this comes from the coding sequence ATGGAATCGGCACTCGAGGAGATCGAGTTCCTCGCGCTGTCACCGAATCGCGTGGCGGTACTCGACTCGCTCGCGACGGGTGAGCGGACGCGAAACGAACTCGCTGCGGAGACGGGGGCCTCACAGGCGACGCTGGGTCGTATTCTGAACGATTTTCGAGACCGCGCGTGGATCGAACGCGAGGGGAGTACGTACGTCGCGACTGCGACGGGACGACTCGTCAGTTCGGGATTCACCGATCTCCGGGAGATCATCGAAACCGAACAGCGACTTCGAGGCGTCGTCGAATACCTCCCGACTGACGCGCTGACGTTCGACCTCAGGCGATTGGCCGACGCGACCATCACGACGCCGACGCAGATGCGCCCGAACGCGCCGTTGTCACGCCTGCTCGAGTTGCTCGAGGACGCCGACGAGGTGTGGACCGTCTCGCACGCGTTCAACGAACAAACGCTGACGGTCGTACAGGAGCGAACGGCGAGAGGGGAGCAAGCCTTCAAAGGCGTCTTCTCGCAGCGAGCGATCGACGCACTCGCCACCGACGACGAGTTACAAACTCGACTCGAGGACCTCCTCGAGGAAGACGATGCAGCGGTTCGCGTCCGCGAGGACGGCGTCCCGCTCGCGGTTATGCTCCTCGACGACGTCGTCTACCTGCTCGTTCGCGACGAACACGGCGTCTTGCGGGCCTCGATCGATACTGACGACGAAGTCGTGCGATCGTGGGCCCGAGAAACCGTCGACGACTACTGGGAACGCGCCGACTCGCTCGAGGGGGCGAACGACGAATTTCTCGAGTGA
- a CDS encoding O-methyltransferase, whose amino-acid sequence MVDVLADDIERFVRTIGPDPDETLREMDAYAEREGFPHVGPAVGGVLRFLARTSDAKRIFEFGSGYGYSAYWMAGALPADGELVLTDVDSDVLERAREYLERGGYADLARFELGDAQETIEAYDGPFDVVLIDHQKERYVEALDAVRPKVPVGGVVVADNAITASPVDFDDLRALVDSDGGSTDALDANPETRGVADYLEKITDDPDFETILLPLGEGIAVSYRVS is encoded by the coding sequence ATGGTCGACGTACTCGCAGATGACATCGAACGTTTCGTCCGCACGATCGGGCCGGATCCCGACGAGACGCTTCGCGAGATGGACGCCTACGCCGAACGCGAGGGGTTTCCCCACGTCGGACCTGCCGTCGGCGGCGTCCTCAGATTCCTCGCCCGGACGAGCGACGCCAAACGGATCTTCGAGTTCGGTTCGGGCTACGGCTACTCGGCGTATTGGATGGCCGGGGCGCTGCCTGCAGACGGCGAACTCGTCCTGACCGATGTCGATTCGGACGTCCTCGAGCGCGCCCGCGAGTACCTCGAGCGCGGCGGATACGCCGACCTCGCCCGATTCGAACTGGGCGACGCACAGGAGACGATCGAAGCGTACGACGGCCCCTTCGACGTCGTCCTGATCGACCACCAGAAAGAACGCTACGTCGAGGCGCTCGACGCGGTTCGTCCGAAAGTGCCAGTCGGCGGTGTCGTCGTCGCGGACAACGCGATCACGGCGTCACCCGTCGACTTCGACGATCTGCGCGCACTCGTCGATTCCGACGGTGGATCGACCGACGCGCTCGACGCGAATCCAGAAACTCGCGGTGTCGCCGACTACCTCGAGAAGATCACTGACGATCCGGACTTCGAGACGATTTTGCTGCCGCTGGGAGAAGGAATCGCCGTCAGTTACCGCGTGTCGTAG
- a CDS encoding methyltransferase domain-containing protein, with protein sequence MNDADREAVYGRNEYYWGTEPNELARRTLEEFSGAETQSAVSDTQWGSETPTVIDIGAGEGRDAVFFAENGWTVYAMDVSPNGLAKAERLAERRSVTIETVEADANDARLPEMVDAVYSAGTVQYIRPENRERQFRRFQADTKPGGLHVIFAFVDHPDVPTPPDWTDNEYFYEPGELAGYYEEWDVLEVESVIFDDESGGEPHQHAAEILFARNRP encoded by the coding sequence ATGAACGACGCCGATCGAGAGGCCGTCTACGGCCGGAACGAGTACTACTGGGGGACCGAGCCGAACGAACTGGCCAGACGAACGCTCGAGGAGTTTTCGGGTGCGGAGACGCAGTCGGCGGTGAGCGATACGCAGTGGGGAAGCGAGACGCCGACGGTGATCGATATCGGTGCCGGCGAAGGCCGTGATGCGGTGTTTTTCGCCGAGAACGGGTGGACCGTGTACGCGATGGATGTCTCACCGAACGGGTTGGCGAAGGCGGAGCGTCTCGCCGAGCGTCGGTCTGTCACCATCGAGACCGTCGAAGCCGACGCGAACGACGCACGTCTTCCAGAGATGGTCGACGCGGTCTACTCCGCAGGGACGGTTCAGTACATCCGTCCCGAGAACCGCGAACGACAGTTCCGGCGCTTTCAAGCCGACACGAAGCCCGGCGGCCTGCACGTGATCTTTGCGTTCGTCGACCACCCCGACGTACCGACGCCCCCGGATTGGACGGATAACGAGTACTTCTACGAACCCGGCGAATTGGCGGGCTACTACGAGGAGTGGGACGTTCTCGAGGTCGAATCCGTGATCTTCGACGACGAGTCGGGTGGTGAACCCCACCAACACGCAGCAGAGATTCTATTCGCACGGAATCGGCCCTGA
- a CDS encoding sensor domain-containing protein, with product MGNIPGPINASDSVVRSVFGIVLEAQTYKNVVYLFLAFPLGFMYAMFVWFGFIFGLVLSVFVVGFGILLATVFGTRLLARFERWLANALLSLELRSPSDRPRSGGIWETTKGMIDAPSTWRNLGFMTLKFWFGFVGFLLVAFLVSSIELLFTPLRYPTAVEFGTVNDQPIVWTIETLPEALVAVPVGALAALVLLHVSNGVAYVAKRKAIALLGPVASSEDSDDGSEEPHEPAH from the coding sequence ATGGGCAACATTCCCGGCCCGATCAACGCCTCCGACAGCGTCGTGCGTTCCGTTTTCGGAATCGTCCTCGAGGCTCAGACCTACAAGAACGTCGTCTACCTGTTCTTGGCGTTCCCGTTGGGGTTCATGTACGCGATGTTCGTCTGGTTCGGATTCATTTTCGGGCTCGTCCTCTCGGTGTTCGTCGTCGGGTTCGGAATTTTGCTCGCGACCGTCTTCGGGACGCGACTCCTCGCCCGCTTCGAGCGCTGGCTCGCGAACGCGTTGCTCTCCCTCGAACTCCGATCCCCGTCCGACCGACCCCGATCGGGAGGGATCTGGGAGACGACCAAAGGCATGATCGATGCGCCCTCTACCTGGCGAAATCTGGGATTCATGACGCTCAAATTCTGGTTCGGGTTCGTCGGCTTCCTGCTCGTCGCCTTCCTCGTCAGTTCGATCGAGCTCCTCTTCACCCCGCTTCGCTATCCCACGGCGGTCGAGTTCGGTACCGTCAACGACCAACCGATCGTCTGGACGATCGAGACGCTCCCCGAGGCGCTCGTCGCCGTCCCAGTCGGCGCGCTCGCGGCGCTGGTGCTCTTGCACGTCTCGAACGGCGTGGCCTACGTCGCGAAACGAAAGGCGATCGCACTGCTCGGACCCGTTGCATCAAGCGAGGACTCAGACGACGGCTCAGAAGAACCTCACGAACCGGCACACTAA
- a CDS encoding cation:proton antiporter domain-containing protein — translation MYDILLALTLIFVLAAALLLVAAQKELSVIPFYLLAGIVAGAAIDETQLLDLAQWGIAFLVFLFGVHVDLEAFRSTGRVSVTVGVVQATVVGALTVGVGLAFGLDPLNAGYLGIAAALSSSLVATSYLGTERDVRPTYQQLAESIHLTEDLLGVLVVLSLSAFVYAATPAWEQFAVAGGLIALAVGIRYLLFHRLTARLRGDSEVMMLIGISFVVGFIALAEAADLSIVVGAFAAGIAIADDYPHSLELVDTVDDLEDFFSPIFFITLGALVALPSLESLGYTLVLVIAVVIVNPLLVTAILLRRGFDGRSAILTGLTLDQVSTFSLFIAIEAFAADQIAREVFNAIVLAAVVTMLVATYTGRHAGEINRWLRDRGVVQRLGESVGNRASVADDLSDHVIVVDFEHGGRQVLEACSRLDRPTLVIEDDPLLLEEIRDSCENYVYGDVANDDVWEYANLESAALVVSLTPEHDRAEAVVDLETDVSRVVRVDETETAEAFLDRGVDAVLNPDTIAADRIGDDLEALLSEELSREEFVERSRDQAGGSREA, via the coding sequence ATGTATGATATCCTCCTCGCGCTGACGCTGATATTCGTGCTCGCAGCCGCGTTGTTACTCGTCGCAGCCCAGAAAGAGCTCTCGGTGATCCCGTTTTACCTCCTCGCGGGCATCGTCGCTGGAGCGGCGATCGACGAAACGCAACTGCTCGACCTCGCGCAGTGGGGTATCGCCTTCCTCGTGTTCCTCTTCGGCGTCCACGTCGACCTCGAGGCATTTCGGTCGACCGGCCGGGTCAGCGTCACCGTCGGGGTAGTGCAGGCAACCGTCGTCGGGGCGCTGACGGTCGGCGTCGGGCTCGCGTTCGGCCTCGATCCCCTGAACGCCGGCTACCTAGGTATCGCTGCCGCGTTGAGTTCCTCGCTCGTGGCGACCAGCTACCTCGGCACCGAGCGTGACGTCCGTCCGACCTACCAGCAACTCGCGGAGTCGATCCACCTCACGGAGGACCTGCTCGGCGTGCTCGTCGTCCTCTCGTTGAGCGCGTTCGTCTACGCCGCGACGCCCGCCTGGGAACAGTTCGCCGTCGCTGGCGGCCTGATCGCGCTCGCAGTCGGCATTCGATACCTTCTCTTTCACCGGCTGACGGCACGACTTCGCGGCGATTCGGAAGTGATGATGCTGATCGGCATCTCGTTCGTCGTCGGCTTCATCGCGCTCGCCGAAGCCGCGGACCTCTCGATCGTCGTCGGCGCGTTCGCCGCCGGCATCGCCATCGCCGACGACTATCCACACTCCCTCGAGTTAGTCGACACCGTCGACGACCTCGAGGACTTCTTCTCGCCGATCTTCTTCATCACGCTCGGGGCGCTGGTGGCTCTCCCGTCGCTCGAGTCGCTCGGATATACGCTCGTGTTGGTGATCGCGGTCGTGATCGTCAACCCACTTCTCGTCACAGCCATCCTGCTCAGACGTGGTTTCGACGGACGGAGCGCGATTCTGACGGGACTAACCCTCGATCAGGTGAGTACGTTCAGCCTCTTCATCGCGATCGAAGCGTTCGCCGCGGACCAGATCGCTCGGGAGGTCTTCAACGCCATCGTCCTCGCTGCAGTCGTAACGATGCTCGTCGCGACGTACACTGGTCGTCACGCCGGCGAGATCAACCGCTGGCTTCGCGATCGAGGCGTCGTTCAGCGACTCGGCGAATCGGTCGGTAACCGAGCATCGGTCGCGGACGACCTCTCGGACCACGTCATCGTCGTCGACTTCGAACACGGCGGCCGACAGGTCCTCGAAGCCTGTTCGCGTCTCGACCGGCCGACGCTCGTGATCGAGGACGATCCACTCCTGCTCGAGGAGATTCGCGACTCGTGTGAGAACTACGTCTACGGCGACGTGGCGAACGACGACGTCTGGGAGTACGCGAATCTCGAGTCCGCCGCGCTCGTCGTCTCCCTGACGCCGGAACACGACCGCGCCGAGGCCGTCGTCGATCTCGAGACCGACGTCTCGCGCGTGGTCCGCGTCGACGAGACCGAGACGGCCGAGGCGTTCCTCGACCGCGGCGTGGACGCGGTGTTGAATCCGGATACGATCGCCGCAGACCGCATCGGAGACGACCTCGAGGCGCTCCTCTCGGAGGAACTCTCTCGCGAAGAGTTCGTCGAGCGCAGCCGTGACCAGGCAGGTGGTTCGAGAGAAGCGTGA
- a CDS encoding cobalamin B12-binding domain-containing protein: MSSEQEQESIRCLVAKVGLDGHDRGAHVIARAFRDAGFEVIYSGLHKAPEEIVQATVQEDVDVLGISILSGAHDTLVPKIMDGLAEYDAKNDTLVLAGGVIPDEDREQLEEQGVSAIFGPGTSVEETIEFVRENAPER; encoded by the coding sequence ATGAGTAGCGAACAGGAGCAAGAATCGATCCGCTGTCTCGTCGCCAAAGTCGGCCTCGACGGTCACGACCGCGGTGCTCACGTCATCGCGCGCGCGTTCCGTGACGCCGGGTTCGAAGTCATCTACTCGGGACTCCACAAAGCCCCCGAGGAAATCGTCCAGGCAACCGTCCAGGAGGACGTCGACGTTCTCGGCATCTCGATCCTCTCCGGTGCCCACGACACGCTCGTTCCCAAGATCATGGACGGCTTAGCGGAGTACGACGCGAAGAACGACACCCTCGTTCTCGCCGGCGGCGTCATCCCCGACGAAGACCGCGAGCAACTCGAGGAACAGGGCGTTTCTGCGATCTTCGGCCCCGGCACGTCGGTCGAGGAGACGATCGAGTTCGTCCGCGAGAACGCACCCGAGCGATGA
- a CDS encoding OsmC family protein gives MTTDDHQATMERTGEVEHGLDAGDFHEFIEWFEANPDDGMLEFRASGDTEAVANRTTATIGDWALGGDEMGDEREHVLEFGLPPELEEAMGYLEPTDRYEAIEGALAGLTACINGTIVWNAIREGIDVESVTTTVRAPVDLSMLFGIHDTDRADEMYGELEIDVDVTGDLTPEEQSAVRDYPKRSPVYTLVTLEQPNRPRVEFQTAA, from the coding sequence ATGACGACAGACGACCACCAAGCCACGATGGAGCGAACCGGCGAGGTCGAACACGGCCTCGACGCTGGCGACTTCCACGAATTCATCGAGTGGTTCGAGGCGAACCCGGACGACGGCATGCTCGAGTTCCGCGCCTCGGGCGACACCGAAGCGGTGGCGAACCGCACGACGGCGACGATCGGCGACTGGGCGCTCGGCGGTGACGAGATGGGTGACGAACGCGAACACGTCCTCGAGTTCGGTCTCCCACCGGAACTCGAGGAGGCAATGGGTTACCTCGAGCCGACGGACCGTTACGAGGCGATCGAAGGGGCGCTCGCGGGCCTCACCGCGTGCATCAACGGCACGATCGTCTGGAACGCGATCCGCGAAGGGATCGACGTCGAGAGCGTGACGACGACCGTTCGCGCGCCGGTCGATCTCAGCATGCTGTTCGGTATCCACGACACGGACCGGGCGGACGAGATGTACGGCGAACTCGAGATCGACGTCGACGTAACTGGCGACCTGACCCCCGAGGAGCAATCGGCCGTGCGCGACTACCCGAAGCGCTCGCCCGTCTACACGCTCGTGACGCTCGAGCAGCCCAACAGGCCTCGAGTGGAGTTCCAGACGGCAGCGTAA
- a CDS encoding LysE family translocator: MSLLATALAGVVFGLALAAPPGPMNAIIAEESVVRGWAAGFRAGLGAMTADIVFFVLTLAGVATLLEQSSAVQPALYLVGGVLMCYFALGALEEARNTATFTAADGSPGASNGFQKTFALSLTNPYQLGFWLTVGVGLLQPGTLDVLAHVPGVGESLEGTMVVQTGSPTLLSGFFAGVAIWIVTYPAGLVAIGRRVDALAPAVAAASAAVLAGFGALFLGVGMLQLV; the protein is encoded by the coding sequence GTGAGCCTCCTCGCAACGGCACTCGCGGGCGTCGTCTTCGGCCTCGCGCTCGCCGCCCCGCCGGGCCCCATGAACGCCATCATCGCCGAAGAGAGCGTCGTCCGCGGCTGGGCGGCCGGCTTCCGGGCCGGGTTAGGTGCGATGACGGCGGACATCGTCTTTTTCGTCCTCACGCTGGCCGGCGTCGCGACCCTCCTCGAGCAGTCCTCCGCGGTCCAGCCGGCCCTCTACCTCGTCGGCGGCGTGCTCATGTGTTACTTCGCGCTGGGTGCCCTCGAGGAAGCCAGAAACACCGCGACGTTCACCGCGGCGGACGGTTCCCCCGGCGCCTCGAACGGGTTCCAGAAGACGTTCGCGCTCTCGCTGACGAACCCCTACCAACTCGGCTTCTGGCTCACCGTCGGCGTCGGGTTACTCCAGCCCGGAACGCTCGACGTCCTCGCGCACGTCCCCGGAGTCGGGGAGTCGCTCGAGGGTACGATGGTCGTCCAAACCGGCTCTCCGACGCTGCTCTCCGGGTTCTTCGCGGGCGTCGCGATCTGGATCGTCACCTACCCCGCCGGATTGGTCGCGATCGGTCGGCGCGTCGACGCCCTCGCGCCCGCGGTCGCTGCGGCGAGCGCCGCCGTGCTCGCCGGCTTCGGCGCGCTCTTTCTCGGCGTCGGCATGTTGCAACTCGTCTAA
- a CDS encoding HD domain-containing protein yields the protein MGVEIKETKVTDAEFEEMKGFVFEYLSASVEKEDEGGRMRWYPWHSAEYRHNHILNVVDLAEEIAYEEGADVDVTRVAALFHDVAKLEADQELHAEAGARVAREYLESRGSYPDSFVDQVCRSIEYHSYQGELTDLDRETQCLVEADLLDKVGANGTALMLLRMGYEARTHMDADEMVDRVLERGYDAASRVRSDTAEGIAHRRLKRVKWFSEWLEDEIAGIGE from the coding sequence GTGGGCGTCGAGATAAAAGAAACCAAAGTGACCGACGCCGAGTTCGAGGAGATGAAAGGGTTCGTCTTCGAGTACCTCTCGGCCAGCGTCGAGAAAGAAGACGAAGGCGGCCGGATGCGGTGGTACCCGTGGCACTCCGCGGAGTACCGTCACAATCACATCCTCAACGTCGTCGATCTCGCCGAAGAGATCGCCTACGAGGAGGGCGCGGACGTCGACGTCACGCGCGTCGCCGCCCTCTTTCACGACGTCGCCAAACTCGAGGCCGACCAGGAACTCCACGCGGAAGCCGGCGCACGCGTCGCTCGAGAGTACCTCGAGTCGCGTGGGAGCTACCCCGACTCGTTCGTCGATCAGGTGTGTCGCTCGATCGAATACCACTCCTACCAGGGTGAGTTGACCGACCTCGACCGCGAGACGCAGTGTCTCGTCGAGGCCGACTTGCTCGACAAAGTCGGCGCCAACGGCACCGCGCTCATGCTCTTACGCATGGGCTACGAGGCGCGGACGCACATGGACGCCGACGAAATGGTCGATCGCGTCCTCGAGCGCGGCTACGACGCCGCTTCGCGCGTCCGGAGTGACACCGCGGAGGGAATCGCCCACCGACGACTCAAACGCGTCAAGTGGTTCAGCGAGTGGCTCGAGGACGAGATCGCTGGCATTGGCGAGTAG
- a CDS encoding DMT family transporter: protein MIDRRTIVLFALSSVFFGGTFVAAKAGLEYFPPLLFVALRFDLAAIIMLGYVALTASVEDLRPRTRGDVVGILATGGLVIGLANALLFVGQQYATSAVGAIVFSLNPILTPVFAAVLLSNERLSTRGAFGMVLGLVGVALVVSPDPAMLVGGDALGRAILFAGAASAALGAVLIRRAGANATLSSTARIAWGLPLAAALTHGFSWSAGESWAAITWSTNALVALAYVSVFAGVLAYIAYFGLLESTGAIQANLVFYVVPVVSTLGGWALLGEAIAPLAVVGFLLIFSGFAVLGSESIDVRATLPEWVVSTPPHDEPTAATEEPRGYRSD, encoded by the coding sequence ATGATCGATCGCCGAACGATCGTTCTCTTCGCCCTCTCGAGTGTCTTCTTCGGCGGCACGTTCGTCGCCGCGAAAGCGGGCCTCGAGTACTTCCCGCCGCTTCTGTTCGTCGCGCTGCGATTCGACCTCGCCGCGATCATCATGCTCGGCTACGTTGCGCTCACCGCATCGGTCGAGGACCTACGACCCAGAACGCGCGGCGACGTGGTCGGCATCCTCGCAACCGGTGGCCTCGTGATCGGCCTCGCGAACGCGCTCCTCTTCGTCGGTCAGCAGTACGCCACCAGTGCCGTCGGCGCGATCGTCTTCAGCCTGAATCCGATCCTGACGCCGGTGTTCGCCGCCGTCTTGCTCTCGAACGAGCGACTGTCCACCCGCGGCGCGTTCGGGATGGTCCTCGGACTCGTCGGCGTCGCGCTCGTGGTCAGTCCCGACCCCGCGATGCTGGTCGGCGGCGACGCTCTCGGTCGCGCCATCCTGTTCGCCGGCGCGGCGAGCGCCGCACTCGGAGCCGTGTTAATTCGCCGTGCTGGCGCAAATGCAACGCTCTCGAGTACGGCCCGAATCGCGTGGGGACTGCCACTCGCGGCGGCGCTCACGCACGGCTTCTCCTGGTCCGCCGGCGAGTCGTGGGCCGCGATCACCTGGTCGACGAACGCGCTCGTCGCCCTCGCGTACGTGAGCGTCTTCGCCGGCGTCCTCGCGTACATCGCGTACTTCGGTCTGCTCGAGTCGACAGGTGCGATTCAGGCGAACCTGGTCTTCTACGTCGTCCCGGTCGTCTCGACGCTCGGTGGCTGGGCGCTGCTCGGCGAAGCCATCGCGCCGCTGGCGGTCGTCGGCTTTCTGTTGATCTTCAGCGGATTCGCCGTCCTCGGAAGCGAATCGATCGACGTTCGCGCGACGCTTCCCGAGTGGGTGGTGTCGACGCCACCTCACGACGAGCCAACGGCTGCGACGGAAGAACCTCGCGGCTACCGCTCTGATTGA